In a single window of the Streptomyces cinnabarinus genome:
- a CDS encoding ATP-binding protein, with protein sequence MQYLHGPGGIGKSMLLRRFAMEARAAGRPVVEVDGRTITPTPEGFAQAAQRAIEAPGAVLLVDTFERCQGLEGWLWDHFLPKVPVDNRIVIAGRLPPDPVMTSDPGWAGLLQVTALRNLAPQDAAEFLQLRGVPPRAHAALLSFTGGNPLALALAAAVAVHDEAAAPLWKPSHDVIATLLPQLIGNTPDELHRKTLEVCAHAYVTSESLLRSLLGEHTAELFAWLRRQPFVEATVSGLYPHDAVREVLEADLRWRDPEGFAAMHHAMREQLLERLRSAPETEMLQATGALIYLFRTDRSMSDFNGWRESGLVEDQAYAAGDRQRVLDLVREAEGPESERIASFWLDRQPESFRVYRSTQSGRLNAFSAWLRLSDFGGSDIDPVVAAAWAHARATGPLRPGEHLGMARFSVANQAYQRPSAPMTLTQWRATGEMIRAQRLAHSYVVMRDDGFWNAHLGDINMLPIDARPEVGGNAYALFSHDWRVQPAGPWLQEKSQAMLTGSPMVEVRQAASSELNVLSQPEFEAAVRDALRTLRQPELLEANPLQRSRLVAESGQLLAEVLEQAANALLDERGGEKRHRAVMTTYFRGAPTQEAAAERLGLPFSTYRRHLTAAVERMSKVLWHHELRGTAITRA encoded by the coding sequence GCGGCGCAAAGAGCGATCGAGGCGCCAGGGGCCGTGCTGCTCGTCGACACGTTCGAACGCTGTCAGGGCCTTGAGGGATGGCTATGGGATCACTTCCTGCCGAAGGTCCCGGTGGACAATCGCATCGTCATCGCAGGCCGGCTGCCCCCAGACCCCGTGATGACCAGCGACCCCGGTTGGGCCGGACTGCTTCAGGTCACCGCGCTGCGCAACCTCGCTCCCCAAGACGCCGCCGAGTTCCTGCAGCTCCGAGGGGTACCGCCGCGGGCTCATGCGGCGCTGCTTTCCTTCACCGGTGGCAATCCGCTGGCACTTGCCCTGGCAGCTGCCGTCGCGGTGCACGACGAGGCGGCGGCACCACTGTGGAAACCCAGCCACGACGTCATCGCAACCCTGCTGCCCCAGCTGATCGGGAACACCCCCGACGAACTGCATCGCAAGACGCTGGAAGTATGCGCACACGCCTACGTCACCTCGGAGTCGCTGCTGCGCTCCTTGCTGGGTGAGCACACCGCCGAGCTGTTCGCGTGGCTGCGCCGCCAGCCCTTCGTGGAAGCGACCGTGAGCGGGTTGTATCCGCATGACGCGGTACGCGAGGTACTGGAAGCAGATCTGCGGTGGCGCGACCCTGAGGGGTTTGCTGCGATGCACCACGCCATGCGCGAACAGCTACTGGAGCGTCTGCGTTCCGCGCCCGAAACGGAGATGCTCCAGGCCACGGGCGCTCTGATCTACTTGTTCCGGACCGACCGGTCGATGTCGGACTTCAACGGATGGCGTGAATCGGGCCTGGTGGAAGACCAAGCATACGCAGCGGGCGACCGGCAACGAGTGCTGGACCTCGTGCGCGAAGCGGAAGGCCCGGAGTCGGAGCGGATCGCCTCGTTCTGGCTGGACCGCCAGCCGGAGTCTTTCCGCGTCTACCGCTCCACCCAGTCCGGCCGGCTCAACGCGTTCTCGGCCTGGCTTCGGCTCTCAGATTTCGGAGGATCGGACATCGACCCGGTCGTCGCGGCCGCATGGGCACATGCGCGGGCAACAGGCCCGCTCAGGCCGGGCGAGCATCTTGGAATGGCCCGCTTCTCGGTGGCAAACCAGGCGTATCAGCGGCCGTCGGCGCCCATGACCCTGACCCAGTGGCGCGCCACAGGAGAGATGATACGGGCGCAACGGCTCGCCCACTCGTACGTGGTGATGCGCGATGACGGCTTCTGGAATGCCCACTTGGGCGACATCAACATGCTGCCCATCGACGCCCGCCCCGAGGTGGGCGGCAACGCATACGCCTTGTTCTCACACGACTGGCGTGTCCAGCCCGCCGGACCCTGGCTGCAGGAGAAGAGTCAGGCAATGCTGACGGGCTCGCCCATGGTCGAAGTGCGGCAGGCTGCTTCGAGTGAGCTGAACGTCTTGTCCCAGCCTGAGTTCGAGGCCGCGGTGCGCGATGCGCTGCGTACGTTGCGGCAGCCTGAACTCCTTGAGGCGAACCCGTTGCAGCGCAGCCGCTTGGTGGCCGAGAGCGGTCAACTGCTGGCCGAGGTACTGGAACAGGCGGCGAACGCGCTTCTGGACGAGCGCGGAGGCGAGAAGCGTCACCGCGCCGTAATGACGACCTACTTCAGGGGTGCCCCGACTCAGGAAGCCGCCGCTGAGCGTCTGGGTCTCCCCTTCAGCACCTATCGACGTCATCTCACCGCGGCTGTCGAGCGCATGTCCAAGGTGCTGTGGCACCACGAACTCAGGGGCACCGCGATCACCCGCGCCTAA